The proteins below are encoded in one region of Candidatus Omnitrophota bacterium:
- the thyX gene encoding FAD-dependent thymidylate synthase — protein sequence MTQVKLHVELLDFSQNALSIIYASCRQCYSADFAGKIFADGLKDASKQEEFVRQVVSSGHESPLEHVKFTFAIEGVSRALTHQLVRHRIASYSQQSQRYVKETSFDYIIPPSIESDEEMKREYIGVMHKIQDSYNNLLKLFEKKGKKGEAANQDTRFVLPQAAETKIVVTMNCRELKHFFEERCCTRAQWEVRKLAEEMLKICKQELPAVFNNSGAKCIKLGYCPEGTKFTCKKYPLKEEALGGKYADAR from the coding sequence ATGACACAGGTGAAATTACATGTAGAATTATTGGATTTTTCACAGAATGCCTTGTCTATAATCTATGCGTCATGTCGGCAGTGTTATTCGGCGGATTTTGCCGGGAAGATATTTGCCGATGGCCTTAAGGACGCATCGAAACAGGAAGAATTTGTACGGCAGGTCGTCTCTTCGGGGCATGAGAGCCCCCTTGAGCATGTGAAGTTTACCTTTGCCATTGAAGGCGTATCAAGGGCGTTAACTCATCAGCTTGTAAGGCACAGGATAGCTTCATATTCCCAGCAGAGCCAAAGATATGTAAAAGAAACCTCTTTTGACTACATTATCCCGCCTTCAATAGAATCCGATGAAGAGATGAAGAGGGAATACATCGGCGTTATGCATAAGATCCAGGATAGTTATAACAATCTGTTAAAGCTGTTTGAGAAAAAAGGCAAGAAGGGCGAAGCGGCAAATCAGGATACGCGTTTTGTACTACCTCAAGCGGCAGAGACAAAGATAGTCGTGACTATGAATTGCAGGGAACTGAAACATTTCTTCGAAGAGCGGTGCTGCACCCGGGCGCAGTGGGAAGTTAGGAAACTGGCTGAAGAAATGCTAAAGATATGCAAACAGGAGTTGCCCGCTGTTTTTAATAATTCTGGGGCAAAATGTATAAAACTTGGATATTGTCCGGAAGGCACGAAATTTACATGTAAGAAGTACCCGTTAAAAGAAGAAGCCCTTGGAGGTAAGTATGCCGATGCTCGTTGA
- the pstB gene encoding phosphate ABC transporter ATP-binding protein PstB has protein sequence MENVKIRVGQFNFYYGQARVLKNVSMDIAANKVTGIIGPSGCGKSTFLRSINRMNETILGTRAEGLIALDGKSIYDEDVDVVDIRRRVGMVFQKSNPFPKTIFDNVAYGLKINGIKDKYFIQDRVERSLKDAAIWSEVKDRLNRNAFELSGGQQQRLCIARALAVEPEVILMDEPASALDPTATLKIEELIQELKKKYTIVIVTHNMQQAARISDFTAFFMLGELVEYNLTSIMFTKPSKKITEDYITGRFG, from the coding sequence ACGTGTCGATGGATATCGCCGCGAATAAAGTGACGGGGATTATCGGCCCGTCCGGTTGCGGCAAGTCGACGTTTTTGCGAAGCATAAACCGTATGAATGAAACTATACTCGGAACAAGGGCGGAAGGCCTGATAGCTCTTGACGGCAAGAGCATTTATGATGAAGATGTCGATGTCGTGGATATAAGACGAAGGGTGGGGATGGTGTTTCAAAAATCCAACCCATTCCCTAAAACTATTTTTGATAATGTTGCGTACGGGCTTAAGATAAACGGCATAAAGGACAAATATTTTATACAGGATAGGGTGGAGAGAAGCTTAAAAGATGCGGCGATATGGAGTGAGGTCAAAGATAGGTTGAATAGGAACGCGTTTGAATTGTCCGGCGGCCAACAGCAGAGGCTTTGCATTGCCAGGGCTTTGGCGGTCGAGCCGGAGGTTATCCTTATGGACGAGCCGGCATCGGCGCTGGATCCTACGGCGACATTAAAGATAGAAGAGCTCATCCAGGAGTTGAAGAAGAAATATACGATAGTCATAGTTACGCACAACATGCAACAGGCCGCCAGGATATCCGATTTTACCGCTTTCTTTATGCTGGGCGAGCTCGTAGAATATAATCTGACCAGCATAATGTTTACCAAGCCGTCTAAAAAAATAACCGAGGATTATATAACGGGGAGATTCGGGTGA
- the phoU gene encoding phosphate signaling complex protein PhoU — protein sequence MERHFDQELKELNKDILRMGCYAEEAIFKSIESLKNRDASLAKNVIKGDADVDKLELDIDEKCIDLIARYQPMAKDLRFITTGMKLNTELERIADIAVDIAQRSLELSNKPLLKPLVDIPRLTAVAQGMVKLSVDSFVKQDVGLARKVILSDSEADLLRDTISKELVDDYMMKDPSSAPRAVQLLLITRFLERICDHTTNIAEDVIYMVQAEVVKHHPEKLG from the coding sequence ATGGAACGACATTTTGACCAGGAGTTGAAAGAGCTTAACAAAGATATTCTGAGAATGGGTTGTTATGCGGAAGAGGCGATATTCAAATCGATAGAGTCTCTCAAAAACCGCGACGCTTCGCTCGCCAAAAATGTGATCAAAGGCGATGCCGACGTTGATAAGCTGGAATTGGATATAGATGAGAAATGCATAGACCTGATCGCCCGTTATCAGCCGATGGCCAAGGACCTGCGTTTTATCACGACAGGCATGAAGCTGAATACAGAGCTGGAGCGGATAGCCGATATAGCCGTCGATATCGCTCAGCGTTCGCTGGAACTCTCGAACAAGCCGCTTTTAAAGCCGCTTGTGGATATACCAAGGTTGACGGCTGTCGCGCAGGGTATGGTGAAGCTTTCAGTCGATTCATTCGTAAAACAGGACGTGGGATTAGCCAGAAAGGTAATACTATCCGACAGCGAAGCTGACCTTTTAAGAGATACTATCTCGAAAGAGCTCGTGGACGACTACATGATGAAAGACCCGTCTTCCGCCCCGAGAGCCGTTCAACTTCTCCTGATAACGCGCTTTCTGGAACGTATTTGCGACCACACCACCAATATAGCCGAAGACGTCATATATATGGTCCAGGCCGAAGTCGTAAAACATCATCCGGAAAAATTGGGATGA